The Loxodonta africana isolate mLoxAfr1 chromosome 12, mLoxAfr1.hap2, whole genome shotgun sequence genome segment GAGAGAgcgcagtgctcaaggcagacattctttactaggtaagttaaactattgtctgattttaagaagatttcaggggatatttttggtttaagatttaaagattatcttggagcaattgtttcaggggttcatccagcctccgtggctccaggaagtctagagtccataaAAAAATTGAAACTCTGTGcagcatttcccccttttgatcaggattcttttatggaATCTTTCATcgaaatattcagtaatggtagcttggcaccatccagttcttctggtttcgtggcaaaggaggcagctgttcatggaggcaattagccatacattccatttccttttcctaCTCCTGACTTTCCCTCCTGTGTTACTCCAGatgaatacagaccaattgttgtacattagatggccacttgcaaggttttaagacttGGGAACTATgcgatgaactaggaggtagaacagaagcactaaacacactATTAGACCCAATTCTGGGATGTCCCACGAAACCatgacctccaaaccaaggaaccaaatcccacgaggtatttggttgtacataagcagcctcgacagctacttttttgttgttgttgttgcaaatatatgtcacacaacttttaccaattcGACTATTtccaggtgtacaacttattgacagcacttacaataacccctaatcaatgcaatttttccatcaccataaactgaaactcagtactccacaAGCAATAGCcccccttttcctctccctctacccctggtaatcactaataaacttgggTCTCTATACAGTTGCCTGTTCTTATCCTTTTATATAAGTGgggccatacaatatttgtccttttgtgactgacttatttcaccagcctaatgtcttcaagctccatccgtattgtagcatgtatcaagactgcatttctcctactggctgagtagtattccactgtaggtattaacatattttgtttatcggttcacctgttgatgggcatttaggttgtttccaccttttggctattgtgaatagtgctgcaataaacattggtgtacaactatctctttgagtctctgctttcaagtctttcaggtatatacctaggagtggaattcctgggctatatgctagttctatttttagttttttgtggaactgccacacttttccacagaggctgtacCAGTTTGGATTCctgccagcaatggataagggttccaatttccccacatcctggccaacatcttttatttatttatttaatcttaaGAGGTCCTAGTAGAAATGAAGTGataatctcattgtggttttgatttgcatctctctgatggctaacgacattgagcatcttttcatgtgtttggtgatcATTTGAAcgtcctctttgatgaaatgtctattcaagtcccttccccattttatgattgggttgtctttttgttactaagttgttgaagttttgtatatatttgaGATACTAGCTTCTAGATCAGATATAAAGTTTCCgtagatattctcccagtcggtaGATTGTCTCTTCATAtttttggtaaagccttttgatgaacaaaagtttttcatttgtatgagattccatttatttattttgtcttttgctgtttgtgcttttgctaTTAGATAGTCcgttgttaaaagctaggcccaacagcatcacccctacattttcttctgagaattttatggttttagtttgtacaTTTAGTTTATtccattttgaatttctttttgcatatggtgtgaaacatatcctgtttcatttttctgcgtgtggaaatccaattttcccagtgccatttattaaagagactcttctttctcccattgaatggacttagcaccctcgttaaaaatcagttgaccataaatgtgtgagtttatttctagactctcaattctattccatttgtctaCGTGcctatcattataccagtaccagactttTTTGATTacaatcaggaagtgtgagtcctcataCTTTGTTCATCTCTTGCAACATTGCTTTcactatttggggcctcttgctaTTCCACATAAAGTTCAGGgttggttttccatttctgtaaagaaggctgttggaattttgatcgggaTTATGTTGAAcacatagatcactttgggtagtattgacatctgaAAATATTAAGTCTTGCAATccgtgaacatggaacatctttccatttatttaagtcttctttaacctctttcagcagtgttttatacttCTCTTTGTATAAATCATTCACATCCctgattaaatttatttctagttATTCTCTTAaatgttattgtaaatggaattgtttccctaatttacctttcagatttctcattgctggtggaTGGAAACCCCACTGATTtatgtttgttgaccttgtaccctgcaattcTGCTAAATTCCTctgttagctctagaagttttcttgcgGACTCAtagggattttctatatataggatcatatcatttgcaaacagagataattttacttcttcttttccaatctggataccttttatttgtttttcttgtcttactgcttTGGCTAGGAGGCCAGAGACTTCTTAaggcttacatcccaagaaccggaggtcaggcaatgagaagagtgcaggattgagagacagttttaccaGAAGTCCATTTATATagtggaggcaggccacacccccaggtaaactcccctttcaactgattggctgctcacatcagatcacagagtGGAAAGTGATTACAGTACacagtatctgccaaaccactgaaaataatagcctagccaagttggcacataagaGTAACCATcacaggtagtattgacatcttaataatattaagtcttccaatccatgaacatggaacaacTTCCCATTTGTTTAAATCTTCTTTAacctctttcagcagtgttttataattttcattgtataagtctttcacatctctggtggattgtttgttttcttactcTTGGGTTtagaaagttctttatatattctgggtacaagtcctttgtcagatacgtGATTTGTGAGTGTTTTCTTCTAGTCTGTGGTTTGTCTCTTCATCCTGTTAATGTGGTCTTTCACAGAGCATATGATTTAGTTTTGATAAAGTACAACTTACCAACTTTTTGCttctatgaaaaagaaaaaaaaaaaaaacttttggtaTCATGTCTAAGAACTCTTAGCCTGAGCCTAGGTcatgaagatttttttcccctatgcTTTTTCCTGCAAATTTTAtacttttaagttttatatttagatatACTAccatttttttgttaatttttgtataGGGTCGAGGTTCAGTTCTTTGCTATAGATGTCCAGTTGCTTCAgccccatttgttgaaaagactatccttcctCCATTGAGTTGCTTTTGCACCATTGTCAACAATCAGATGGCTGTACTTGTATAAGTCtgtttctgggttctctatttgGTTCCACGGATGTTTCTTTCTATCCCACTACTCTGTCTTGATTATTGTGTTTATATAGTAAGTCttaaaatcaagtagtgtgagtaCAAcaactttgtttttcaaaattgttttagctattttacTTCCTTGCCTTTCcatgtaaaattttaaataagctTGTCTATACCTACAAAAACTCTTGCAGGAATTTttataggaattgcattaaatctacagaTCAGCTTGGAAGAATCAGTGTCTTTACTATGTTGTGTCTTCCAATACATAGATATGACATACCTCTTCCTTTAATTagatcttttttctttcatcagtgtcttgtagttttcagcatacagatgttgtacatgttttgttagtcttatacctaagtatttctcctcctcttcctccttcttcttttgGAGTGAttgtaaattgtattgttttatttcagtttccaattgttcattgctgATGTATACAAATTCAATTGATTTTGTAGTTGATCTTGGATCCTGTGAACTTGCTATAATCATTTACCAGTTCTAGGAGTTTTTCTTTTGGTGGATTCCTTAGAATTTTTTAATGTATACAATCATGTCATAAGCAAATAgattcagtttcatttctttctttccaatctgtatccttttcttgccttattgcactgctaggacttccaacactaTGTTGGTTAAGAGTAGTAAGAGaaaacatccttgccttgtttctgattttaagagaaaagctttcagtctttcgtTATTAGCATGATGTTAACTTTGTCAATGCTCTTTACCAGGCTGGCGAAATTCCTTTTGTTCcttgtttgctgagagtttttaccaccAACGGGTGCTGAGTTTTGTTAAATGGTTTTTCTGTAACAACTGATataatcatgtggtttttcttcCTTAGCCTGTTAACATGGTGAATTAAATTGATTTAGTTTCTTATATTGAACCagtcttgcattcctggaataaaccccacttggtggtgtgtatccaaaaaccaaacccagtaccgtggagtcaattctgactcatagcgaccctataggacagagtagaactggcccatagagcttccaaggagcacctggcagattcgaactgctggccctttggttagtagctatatgctatactatgccaccaggggttccagtGGTGCGTATAgctctttttatatattgctagatttgatttgctaacatgttgttgaagatttttgtgtctttgttcatgagagatatcagtttgtagttttctttttttgtactctttgtctggtttggcttcataaaatgagttggcaAGTGTTCCcacctcttctattttctggcaGAGATTGTGCGGAATTtatgttatttcttcttttggtagaattcaccagtgaaaccatctgtgcCTTGCTATTTCTTTTTCTGAGGGTTTTTAACTATGGATTTAATTAATAGTTATAGGACTGTTCAGATTATCTGTTTTATCTTGGatgagttttggtagtttgtggtTTTCTAAAAATTGGACCGTTTCATATAAGTTGTTCAATTTGTGTTCGGAGAATTGTTTATATTACACCAACTCCTTAGTATCGACTATGTCATTATCCAACACTTTGCTTTTAtgataatagtaaaaaatctatctattttgcacattaaggatgtacatctggcagtaacgaatgtgAAGTACAAGGCGAGACTAATACTGCCTGTGATGGTCatgagtcaacttggctgggccacgcatgcttctcagtggtttgataattatgtaatgatgtaacttagcagttacataatgatgtagtctGCCTCCATTTTCAAGTAATGCCTATTTTTGCAATAACGACCCGGTCTTTGGAACCCATCCAGGTCAgcaagtgaggagtgggtgtattcccttaacccattgctgtggagtcaatttcaacttctAGCAACCCTGtcagacagagcagagctgccccattgggtttccaaggccacggggcagctggtgagttccaaccaccgaccttttgattagcaactgagtgctttaaccactgtgctgccagagctccttatttccttacccagtgccattgagtcgattctgactcatagcaaccgtataggacagagtagaactgccccgtagagtttccaaggagcgcttggtggattcgaactgccgaccctttggttagcagctgtagcacttaaccactatgccaccagggtttcctccttatTTCCTTAGTATCCTTTTAATGGCTAAGAGAACTTTAGTACTATCTTCCTCTTTCAATTCTGATCATAATTTgtggcttctctttttttttttgattggttttgctagaggtttatcaatATTCCTTATCTTTTCAATGGACCAGATTTTGggttgattttgtctattttctgttttctatgccactatgctcttatctttattatttctatcTTCTTGCTTTGACTTTAGTTTTCTAGTTTCTTGACGTGGAACCTTAGATTATGCTTCCACTGTTCTTAAAATGCTGTTCAGTGTTTCCTGAATGCACTTAAACTCCTTGGTTGCCTGAACTCCTACTTATCCATCAAAACCCTGTTGGGATGTTACTTCTGAGGCAGAACAGTGTTGTGGCCAAGAGCATAAGTTCTGGAGCCAACCTTTCCTCCCAGCTCTCCCCACTGCATAAACTCCAAGTTTGTGGTTAGCAAAAGAATCTGAACCAAAAGGAGAATTACAGAATTGAAAGAGTGCTGGGAACAAAGTTTTCAGGAATTTGACCTCTTTCCAACATCTGGTCAAATGGGGGTTGACACCATCCTGAGCAAACAGAGAGTGGCTGGGGGTCAAAAATGCTAACTCACATGTGTATGCTTACAGTTTTCAAAGTTATACTGAGTTTTGGAGCAACTCAATGGCAGGACAGGAATTATCACTCCCATTTCGGTGATGGGGAATTCAAGCAGAGCTCCATTCCGGGTGCTCAGTGCAGGTCTAACCCAATATCAGCGCTCTTTCTGCTGAGAACGCTCCAGAAACTACACTGATCTGGGCAGAGAAACTACCCCCAGGGACAGAAAACCCTTCCCACTGGCCTTGGGGAGCCAAGAATCCCCCGCGCTGCTTCCCACCTCCTCCGCCAGGGGGCGCAGAGCCTTGCTCCCCAGTCGCAGGCAGCAAAGAGCCAGTGGGCGGTGGTTAAGGGATGTGGGTGGGTCAGCGTGCCCCCGGGGAACCGTCCTGACCCCTCCGAATTCGAAGACCAGATCGGAGTGAAGCCTTGGCTTACGGCTTTCAGCTTGGGGCCCCAAGGACTGGCCTGGGAGTCAGCCCGACAAAAATAACGAAGAGGAACAGGTACCCATGAATCCTAGGGGTAGTTCCGGGCCGGTGTCCTCCGGCCAGGTAGGGACCTGGCTTTGACTCTaaatcccccccacccccaccgcccGTCTTTGGGCCATAGCGGACCTTGGATCGGAGGTCAGCTCTGCCAACTCTGCCCACATCGGACTGCCCCGACTTGCCTTCAGGCGCTTTCACAACCACATTCTCCTGTACTCACCCCCCTCCCTGCGATCTTTGGGAAGAAACCCACCCTCCGCGCTCCTAAAATCCCCTCGTCTCTCCTCTGCCCCCGGTTGGGACCCCTGCTGAACCGGGAGTGTAGTCTCGCCTGGAGAAGCTGGCCCTCCCCCTTCTAGTCCCGCCCCCCGCTTAGTCTTGGGacactccccttccctccccgccccgccttCGAAGTGTACACGTGGTAGATCCCATCTCCCCCCGGAAGCCTCGCGTTACTCAAACACATCCCGCGATAGCCAGAAAAGGGGCGGGGAGACGGGAGAGGGAGAAGAGGATTCGTGGATTCGCTGGCCTGCCGCGCGCGGGGGCCGGGGGCACATGCGCACTGCGCAGCCCTTTGCCGACGGGGCGCCTGCCACCTGGCGTGCGTGTTGCGCGCCTCTTCCCTTCTCTTCGTTTCTTTGCGGCTTGCGTGTTGCGGGCAGCGCCCTCTACTTGGGCGGGTCGGCGTAACCTTTGAGTGGCCCGGCTGAGAGCGGGCAGCGTATGCTTGGAGGGTACTGTGGAACGAAGAGAGTAGGCGCGGAAGAACCGGGGAAGGGGAACGTTGGAGGGGCGTGAGGTTGGGGCGATGTAATGAATGAATAAgaactgggggtgggggagttaCAGGAGCTTGTGGTAAGTGGGAGgggactgaggctggagggaaaGGGACGTCATGTGCGCCTCTCCCGGGTGCATCCTCGGGGTAGGAACGGCTTCGTAGCTGCTGGTGACCCATCTCTGATCCCGCCCCTTTCCCGTGCCAGGGCACACAGATGGCAGAAAACCGAGGAGCCGTCGAGGTGGAGCTGGACCCAGTGGAGTACACCCTTCGGAAGCGGCTTCCCCACCGCCTGCCCCGGAGGCCCAATGACATCTACGTCAACATGAAGACTGATTTCAAGGCCCAATTGGCCCGCTGCCAGAAGCTGCTGAACGGAGGGACACGGGGTCAGAACGCTTGCAATGAGCTGTATATCCACGGCTTAGGCCTAGCCATCAATCGCGCCATCAACATTGCGCTGCAGCTGCAGGCAGGCAGCTTCGGGTCCTTGGAGGTGGCCGCCAATACCTCCACCGTGGAGCTTGTGGATGAGCTGGAACCAGAAACTGATACACGCGAACCGCTAGTCCGCATCCGCAACAACTCAGCCATCCATATCCGTGTCTTCAGGGTCACACCCAAGTAACAGAAGGGAAGGTGGACCTCGTATCCACTCACCACCTCTACAGCCAGGCTCAGATGTGACTCTCCTTGTACCGAGTACTGTCATGGACCTCCAGAAAAGGCCTAGTCCCTCACAGCCCAAAGGACTGAGTTGAGAGGGAGGGCGTGGTCTCTTGTTGGGCTCCTGCAGGGTGTTATCTTGAGTCTCTGTGGTCTGTAAACCATTATCTGACACAATAAAATGTACCAAGTTGTGTTAGTGTCCTGCCACCCCACTGCTACTGCCTCTTCCCTGTGAGTACCTGGAAGGGAAGAGCAGGAAACTTTACGAGGGTTTAGCCACAGAAGGCAAACCCAGATGGTCCCTGCCTTCACAGAAAGCATAAATTGTATTAGCGACCGTGTAACATAAAACAGACTAGTACAAGATGCAGCAGCCTGCAATCCCAATGTTTGCTTTAAGATTTTTCCTCCTTCCAGGAAGGCCAGGAGGAAGCATATGCTCACCCACTGAAATGCAGCTGGGATGGTTGTATGCTTGGGAAGCATTTGGCCACTCCTCTCTGGTGATATGATCATGGTTCCCAAGCACAGAAAAGGGTTTAAGGATGAAGGAGGCAATGTTAAGACTGTTGGGGCCTTCTTTGTGCCAGGCTCTGGTGGGGAAGGACCAACTGCTTCATTTAGTTCCTGGAGCTGTAGGGCCCATATTCTGAGCAGCTGTGGTCTAGAGCCTGTCAGGCCCTTCTGGGCTACGGTAGAAGAAAGGGaacctcccccacccttccccccCAAAATAATTACTGGGCACACAGGTAGTAAATACTTTTTTGTTTGGCTATTTCTGGAGTCCTCTGATTTTTCACATTTATCAAACAAGAGTCATCTAAAGCAATGTTTATTAAACTGAGCAGTGACCCATTTGTGGGTCTTGAAATAGATTTACTGGATCACAGCctatttaaagaaatgaaaagggcAAGTGGTGTTTTGATGCAGCTTTTTCAGTTGCATCTGCGTATGTTTATAAGTACATATGTGTACTAGTCATGATGTAAATTGTTTTTACTGTTGATTAAGGTCATAAGAGCTTGACAACTCTGATCTAAAGGTTAGTAATGGTGTATTAACTCTAGTGTTCTTGGAGGTAGTTTGGTTCGGAAGTCTGAAGATCAGGCTCCTAATTTTTCACCTTTACTCCTCTGCCTTGTGTATTACTGTTGATGAGGGACTTTCATGTGACTGGCAGCAACTTGGGAAAGCAGACTCTGCAGAAGGACCAGTGCTTCATTCATACAGCTGAACCCATGGTGAGTGCCAGCTGTGAACAAGGCGTGAGCTGGGGTCTGGGATACAAAGATGAGTATAAGATGGCATgatccctgccttcaaggagctcacCATCTAATAGGGAAGATGGACGCACAATTTTTGTGAATAAGTGAAGTGTGTAATATAAAAAGTACAGGTAGCCATGATGTAGAAATACGGAGAAGGAAACAGCCACCTGCCTAGTGGGGGGGGGTCCACATTTCACCTTTGACCTGAGtattgaaggatgaataggagttcgCCAGGCAGAGAAGGGAGAGGGCATATCTGGCAGAGGAATCAGCATGCACAAACGTGAGGGTTCAGGATGTTTTCTGGGACTGAAAGGACACTCAGGGTGGCTAGAAAGCAGGAGGCACTGGGGACGCTTGAGGGAGACAAGGCTGGAGAGATCTCTATGAGGCCACCTCCTCCCCCCGCATCAGCCTTGACTGCAGGGCTCCCTT includes the following:
- the POP7 gene encoding ribonuclease P protein subunit p20 isoform X1, which produces MLGGYCGTKRGTQMAENRGAVEVELDPVEYTLRKRLPHRLPRRPNDIYVNMKTDFKAQLARCQKLLNGGTRGQNACNELYIHGLGLAINRAINIALQLQAGSFGSLEVAANTSTVELVDELEPETDTREPLVRIRNNSAIHIRVFRVTPK
- the POP7 gene encoding ribonuclease P protein subunit p20 isoform X2; translation: MAENRGAVEVELDPVEYTLRKRLPHRLPRRPNDIYVNMKTDFKAQLARCQKLLNGGTRGQNACNELYIHGLGLAINRAINIALQLQAGSFGSLEVAANTSTVELVDELEPETDTREPLVRIRNNSAIHIRVFRVTPK